Proteins from a single region of Oryza brachyantha chromosome 6, ObraRS2, whole genome shotgun sequence:
- the LOC102718284 gene encoding transcription factor bHLH144-like: MQGDPGFGYGGYGYGGAGYDMAGYGSSGGYYTSDPYPAAYEDPLAGRRQHDFPAPLTGLEFQPSETCPKNYVIFDQTYDRSRVMFHPSLANNLGISGGYDHHCYGFDQDYAGKSAYYGVEDGDRGCSIRQKEDTDEIDALMSTEDGEEEDDVLSTGRTPGCRAGGSPDSTCSSGYGVSTGASRSDCGGGRKPEAGGERKKERMKKMMRTLKGIIPGGDRMDTPAVLDEAVRYLKSLKVEVKKLGVRGSSS; the protein is encoded by the coding sequence ATGCAGGGCGATCCAGGGTTCGGGTACGGCGGTTATGGctacggcggcgccggctacgACATGgccgggtacggctccagtggAGGATACTACACGAGCGACCCGTACCCTGCTGCTTATGAAGACCCACTTGCTGGTCGGAGGCAGCACGACTTCCCGGCGCCGCTCACTGGCCTCGAGTTCCAGCCGTCGGAAACCTGCCCCAAGAACTACGTCATCTTCGACCAGACCTACGACCGGAGCCGTGTCATGTTCCACCCGTCCCTGGCTAACAACTTGGGCATCTCCGGCGGCTATGACCACCACTGCTACGGCTTCGACCAGGACTACGCCGGCAAGAGCGCCTACTACGGTgtcgaggacggcgaccgTGGGTGCTCGATCCGGCAGAAGGAGGACACCGACGAGATCGACGCGCTGATGAGcacggaggacggcgaggaggaggacgacgtgCTGAGCACGGGTCGCACGCCAGGGTGCCGAGCCGGGGGTTCGCCGGACTCCACGTGCTCGTCCGGATACGGGGTGAGCACCGGCGCGTCGAGGTCCgattgcggcggcggccggaagCCCGAGGCCGGAGGCGAGAGGAAGAAGGAGCggatgaagaagatgatgcGGACGCTCAAGGGGATCATCCCCGGCGGCGACAGGATGGACACGCCCGCCGTCCTCGACGAGGCTGTCAGGTACCTCAAGTCCCTCAAGGTGGAGGTCAAGAAGCTCGGCGTGCGTGGCTCAAGCAGCTAG